One window of the Granulicella arctica genome contains the following:
- a CDS encoding BON domain-containing protein encodes MSPTTQPPKWVFASVLLLPLSVLPHALSQTQAMPDNSANNRAQNQSQTADQQKDNAADRTMTAKIRHALVSDHSLSKYAHNVKVIVSGGAVTLMGPVHSAAEKQSVVAKAETIAGQDKVTDQLTVKQ; translated from the coding sequence ATGTCCCCTACTACACAACCACCCAAATGGGTCTTTGCAAGCGTCCTTCTGCTCCCGTTGAGCGTGCTTCCGCATGCTCTATCTCAAACTCAGGCCATGCCCGATAACTCTGCGAACAACCGCGCGCAGAACCAGTCACAAACAGCCGATCAGCAGAAAGACAATGCTGCGGACCGAACCATGACTGCGAAGATTCGGCATGCCCTCGTCTCTGACCACTCCCTCTCCAAGTACGCCCACAACGTCAAGGTGATTGTGAGCGGTGGCGCCGTCACCCTTATGGGACCAGTTCACTCCGCGGCTGAAAAGCAAAGCGTTGTCGCCAAGGCCGAAACGATCGCGGGTCAGGACAAGGTGACGGATCAGCTTACGGTCAAGCAATAA
- a CDS encoding Crp/Fnr family transcriptional regulator, with amino-acid sequence MPKPHPNRFLAAISSKSRKHLLSTSSEIELTTKTVLHESHTRPSHAFFLTSGLASVLAVTTVGLASEVGVIGRGGFTGSLHLIGPVDTPTHCRMQLAGAAVQIPFEHLQKAFHQDDDLHRHILEFVQVHTHILSQVAGCHSIHGASQRLTRWLLTAQDLTESSTIDITQEVLSEILGTKRVTIAAAAGGLQRDKLIEYRRGHIHIVNRKGLEAVACDCYATVKELHEGLYL; translated from the coding sequence ATGCCTAAGCCCCATCCAAATCGTTTTCTTGCCGCCATCTCCTCCAAGAGCAGGAAACATCTGCTGTCTACTTCGTCTGAAATTGAATTGACAACCAAGACTGTGCTGCACGAGTCGCACACTCGGCCTTCGCACGCGTTCTTTCTCACTTCGGGTCTGGCTTCCGTTCTTGCGGTGACCACGGTCGGATTAGCGTCGGAAGTTGGCGTCATAGGCCGCGGGGGTTTCACGGGAAGTCTGCACCTCATCGGGCCGGTAGATACTCCGACACACTGTCGCATGCAGCTTGCCGGAGCGGCCGTGCAGATCCCCTTCGAGCATCTCCAGAAGGCATTTCATCAGGACGACGATCTCCATCGGCACATCCTCGAGTTTGTCCAGGTGCATACACATATTCTGAGCCAAGTAGCAGGGTGTCACTCCATCCATGGAGCCTCGCAGCGCCTTACGCGCTGGCTCCTGACCGCACAAGATCTTACCGAGTCATCAACGATCGATATTACCCAGGAGGTCTTGAGCGAGATCCTCGGCACCAAACGTGTAACGATCGCAGCGGCGGCGGGCGGGCTGCAGCGAGACAAATTAATCGAGTATCGGCGCGGACATATCCATATCGTAAACCGCAAAGGACTGGAAGCGGTAGCTTGCGACTGTTACGCGACCGTCAAGGAGCTTCATGAGGGTTTATACCTGTAA
- a CDS encoding DUF4386 domain-containing protein, with product MDSNAPHERIAGLSLRGAALVAGLAYLLNPFLFAESYAMPRLVVADPVRTLANLQAHPHLFGAAVLAYFGQLLGDVVMAWGLYVLLAPVHRALSLLASWLQLIYAAMALAALVNLALAYRLLFVPDYAGLLAPGALAVQVRMLIGGYRAGWSLSLVLFGLHLVVVGFLFARSTYLPRWLGWILIADGLAWVVDRLTEYVAPTASIGFLNIFFIGEVILMVWLLGWGSRPAEPEVRSSLLQ from the coding sequence ATGGATTCGAATGCCCCGCATGAAAGGATAGCCGGACTCAGCCTTCGGGGAGCAGCACTTGTCGCCGGTCTGGCGTACCTGCTGAATCCCTTCCTGTTTGCAGAATCTTACGCCATGCCTAGGCTTGTTGTGGCCGATCCAGTGCGAACTCTTGCGAATCTCCAGGCTCATCCGCACCTGTTCGGTGCTGCCGTACTGGCATATTTCGGACAACTGCTGGGCGATGTTGTCATGGCTTGGGGACTTTATGTTCTCCTTGCTCCCGTTCATCGTGCGCTGTCGCTGCTCGCATCCTGGCTACAACTCATCTACGCAGCCATGGCGCTGGCTGCCTTGGTAAACCTTGCACTCGCCTATCGACTGCTGTTCGTGCCAGACTACGCAGGTCTGTTGGCACCGGGCGCATTGGCCGTCCAGGTGCGAATGCTCATCGGCGGATACCGCGCAGGATGGAGCCTTTCTCTCGTGCTGTTTGGCTTGCACCTTGTCGTTGTCGGTTTCCTGTTTGCCCGTTCGACTTATCTTCCTCGCTGGTTGGGATGGATCCTTATTGCGGATGGTCTGGCGTGGGTAGTCGACCGCCTGACCGAATATGTTGCGCCCACTGCGTCGATTGGTTTCCTGAATATCTTCTTTATTGGAGAGGTGATCCTGATGGTGTGGCTCCTGGGCTGGGGATCGAGGCCAGCGGAGCCTGAAGTTCGATCATCATTGCTGCAGTGA
- a CDS encoding M61 family metallopeptidase yields MSVRFVLAINVLLSMALACPGQITMHIRIDMTDAPRRIIHVTEQVPVHPGANTFSYPEWIPSQELPGGPIDNLAGLVFRARSAGGEPMPWRRDLSDSYKFHVVIPKDISLLIASYDILEVPSRANTIGTNHTSSHVVMVEPSEVVLYPSDRPLHDTPVVTEIHLPTGWKAATALRADGYAAPSLNGPDTTFQKVSMEQLIDSPILAGDHCRQYPIAPEIHPVHTLDVCSDKDADLDLQPAFLAKMTALVQQATKLFVGHHYEHYDFLVGASPHLHGDSAEHTQSADYIVSSLDMSDVANAGVVGSLLPHEFTHSWCGKYRRPAGEATANDNTPMQNDLIWAYEGFTQYYGNVLTARAGFRTPEQTVGAFDYEAFQVDKPGRRWRSVQDTADASAILRGNDSAWASWRLSQDYYYAGTLLWLEADAKIRELTHGKKSLDDFAALFFAPPVANSFSRDTGPGVLPYTLADLLQALNAIAPFDWQGFWQGRLNALDMTSLTGGLEASGYSYVYKDTMTPAEADFIKVSHVAELYHSLGLQAMADGTLLDVWIDSPAYTAGLGPGDKLTQVNGKPYNADELTAAVHASLTSNDLIVLEASRDDETHVYKIPYHGGEKYAALVRNGKPDLLTTNILLPR; encoded by the coding sequence ATGTCTGTACGCTTTGTTCTAGCTATAAATGTTCTTCTCTCGATGGCACTCGCCTGCCCAGGGCAAATAACGATGCATATCCGCATCGACATGACCGACGCTCCGCGGCGAATCATCCATGTGACAGAGCAGGTTCCAGTGCATCCTGGGGCGAACACGTTCTCCTATCCGGAATGGATTCCAAGTCAGGAGCTTCCCGGAGGGCCCATCGATAACCTTGCCGGTCTTGTCTTTCGCGCTCGTTCTGCGGGCGGAGAACCGATGCCGTGGCGTCGCGACCTTTCAGACTCTTACAAGTTCCATGTTGTTATTCCCAAAGACATCTCTCTCCTTATTGCTTCGTACGACATCCTTGAGGTTCCCAGTCGGGCAAACACCATCGGCACCAATCACACGAGCTCACATGTTGTCATGGTCGAGCCAAGCGAAGTGGTGCTGTACCCCAGCGATCGACCGCTGCATGACACGCCTGTCGTGACGGAGATTCACTTGCCGACCGGTTGGAAGGCCGCGACAGCTTTGCGTGCCGATGGATACGCCGCACCGTCGCTCAACGGGCCAGACACCACGTTCCAAAAAGTATCGATGGAACAGCTGATCGATTCTCCCATCCTTGCCGGGGATCATTGCCGTCAGTACCCGATCGCACCCGAGATCCATCCAGTCCATACGCTTGACGTTTGCTCAGACAAAGACGCCGATCTGGACCTCCAACCTGCTTTTCTGGCCAAGATGACAGCGTTGGTTCAGCAGGCCACGAAGCTGTTCGTAGGTCATCATTACGAGCACTACGACTTCCTTGTGGGCGCATCTCCACACCTGCATGGCGACAGTGCGGAACACACGCAATCAGCCGATTACATCGTCAGCAGCCTCGACATGTCTGATGTCGCAAATGCTGGCGTCGTCGGCTCGCTGCTGCCGCACGAGTTCACCCACTCGTGGTGCGGGAAATATCGCCGTCCGGCTGGCGAAGCGACCGCGAACGATAACACGCCGATGCAAAACGACCTTATTTGGGCTTATGAAGGCTTTACGCAGTATTACGGCAACGTGCTAACCGCACGCGCTGGATTCCGGACGCCCGAACAGACTGTAGGTGCGTTCGACTATGAGGCGTTTCAGGTCGACAAACCGGGACGTCGATGGCGGTCTGTTCAGGACACAGCCGATGCCTCTGCGATCCTGCGCGGTAACGATTCCGCCTGGGCTAGCTGGCGACTCAGCCAGGACTACTATTACGCCGGTACACTTCTCTGGCTGGAAGCCGACGCAAAGATTCGGGAACTTACACATGGCAAGAAATCTCTGGATGATTTCGCAGCCCTTTTCTTTGCTCCGCCAGTGGCGAACTCGTTCTCAAGAGATACTGGCCCAGGGGTTCTTCCGTACACGTTAGCCGACCTTCTCCAGGCACTGAATGCAATTGCACCCTTTGACTGGCAGGGATTTTGGCAAGGACGCCTGAACGCACTCGATATGACATCACTCACCGGAGGACTTGAAGCCAGCGGCTACAGCTACGTCTACAAGGACACAATGACCCCGGCTGAAGCGGACTTCATCAAGGTGTCGCATGTGGCTGAGTTGTACCATTCACTCGGCCTGCAGGCCATGGCAGACGGCACTCTGCTGGACGTTTGGATCGACAGCCCGGCGTACACGGCAGGGCTTGGCCCAGGCGATAAGCTGACCCAGGTAAATGGCAAACCTTATAACGCAGACGAGCTCACAGCAGCAGTGCATGCCTCGCTGACAAGCAATGACCTGATTGTCCTGGAGGCATCCAGGGATGATGAAACACATGTGTACAAGATTCCGTACCATGGCGGGGAAAAATATGCTGCATTGGTCAGGAACGGGAAACCGGACCTTCTGACTACGAACATTCTTTTGCCTAGGTAG
- a CDS encoding SOS response-associated peptidase family protein — protein sequence MTSQHLAGITQLSDVSVLQIAANLISCTPLPDALARTHLVSSETREYKRFEKRRRLISVDGFYEWLEPKPIYNATYAITFTTPWPFSCAGISDVWRDAKWLLLQHNLTEPNEAGEHFHHRMCSIIRPSDYHR from the coding sequence ATGACTTCACAACACCTTGCAGGGATAACACAGCTCTCTGACGTTTCCGTCTTGCAAATAGCCGCCAATCTAATTAGCTGCACGCCATTGCCGGATGCCCTGGCTCGAACGCACTTGGTTTCGAGTGAAACGCGAGAATATAAACGCTTCGAGAAGCGTCGCCGCCTTATATCAGTCGATGGCTTCTACGAGTGGCTCGAACCGAAACCGATATATAACGCGACGTATGCAATCACCTTTACGACGCCTTGGCCATTCTCTTGCGCAGGGATCTCGGATGTCTGGAGGGATGCAAAATGGTTGTTGCTTCAGCATAATCTTACCGAGCCTAACGAGGCGGGCGAACACTTCCACCACCGTATGTGCTCTATCATCCGACCGAGTGATTATCACCGATAG
- a CDS encoding tannase/feruloyl esterase family alpha/beta hydrolase, protein MNTGRVLCKVVLFPMLLLPIALHAESCDGLSQLTSSTVSITLTKVLGAGSFTPAGTTNTFQNLPAFCRVAVELRPTQDSDIRIEVWLPTASWNGKYIAVGSGGWGGSLSYGDMAEALRRGYATSATDDGHSGPSASFVVGHPEKLIDFAYRAEHEMAVEAKALIHAFYGRDPRYSLWDGCSGGGREGLLQASRYPEEFDGIIAGDPADIRRNSWALELAAQTIKDPEANIPPTKYPMIHQAVLDACDAKDGLKDGLIEAPESCHVDFKRLQCKAADSPDCLTARQVQTAQMITSPVATKTGKVLFPRVEPGTELRWSRIAGGPQPADLFLDEFRYVVYQDPSWDWRSFDLERDSAKAHAIDKDVDELSPDLTAFAKHGGKLLLYHGWADQQVAPGFSVDFYKAVLDASGGPEQTSNWVRLFMAPGMAHCSGGEGPDTFDKISAMEQWVEQGMAPAQIVAAHQTGGKIDRTRPLCPYPQIAHYNGTGNIDASSNFSCRLIDSSEKR, encoded by the coding sequence ATGAATACCGGTCGCGTCCTCTGCAAAGTCGTTCTGTTTCCGATGCTGCTTCTGCCGATTGCTCTACACGCTGAGTCGTGTGACGGACTCTCACAACTTACCTCGTCGACGGTCTCGATCACGTTGACGAAGGTTTTGGGTGCGGGTAGCTTCACACCTGCCGGAACCACGAACACGTTTCAAAATTTACCGGCCTTCTGTCGCGTCGCTGTAGAGCTCAGGCCCACTCAGGATTCCGACATTCGCATTGAAGTATGGCTTCCCACCGCATCCTGGAACGGCAAATATATTGCCGTCGGAAGCGGTGGCTGGGGAGGCTCCTTATCTTACGGAGACATGGCCGAGGCGCTGCGACGTGGCTATGCAACGAGCGCAACCGACGATGGCCACAGTGGTCCGAGCGCTTCGTTCGTTGTTGGTCATCCGGAGAAGCTCATTGATTTCGCCTATCGAGCCGAGCATGAGATGGCCGTTGAAGCCAAGGCTCTCATCCACGCGTTCTATGGTCGTGACCCGCGCTACTCCCTTTGGGACGGCTGTTCCGGAGGCGGACGCGAGGGTCTGTTGCAGGCCTCCCGCTATCCGGAGGAGTTCGACGGCATCATCGCTGGCGACCCGGCAGACATTCGCCGAAACTCCTGGGCACTCGAACTGGCTGCTCAAACGATCAAGGATCCCGAAGCCAACATCCCGCCAACGAAGTATCCCATGATTCATCAGGCGGTTTTGGATGCATGCGATGCGAAGGACGGGCTGAAAGACGGACTGATCGAAGCCCCTGAAAGTTGTCACGTCGATTTTAAGAGGCTGCAGTGTAAAGCGGCGGACAGCCCCGATTGCCTTACAGCACGTCAGGTACAAACTGCCCAGATGATCACGAGTCCAGTTGCGACCAAGACGGGTAAGGTGCTGTTTCCACGCGTGGAACCCGGGACAGAACTTCGCTGGAGCCGTATCGCCGGGGGGCCTCAGCCAGCCGATCTCTTTCTGGATGAGTTTCGCTACGTTGTGTATCAGGATCCCAGTTGGGACTGGCGAAGCTTCGACCTCGAACGCGACTCCGCGAAGGCACATGCAATCGATAAGGACGTTGACGAACTGAGTCCAGACCTCACCGCCTTTGCGAAACATGGCGGGAAATTGCTCCTGTATCACGGTTGGGCAGACCAGCAGGTCGCACCCGGCTTTAGTGTCGACTTCTACAAAGCGGTGCTGGACGCAAGCGGAGGTCCAGAACAAACCTCAAACTGGGTTCGTCTCTTCATGGCTCCTGGCATGGCACACTGCTCAGGTGGAGAGGGGCCTGACACCTTCGACAAGATTAGTGCGATGGAGCAGTGGGTCGAACAGGGAATGGCTCCGGCGCAGATCGTTGCTGCCCATCAGACAGGGGGTAAGATCGACCGGACGCGTCCACTCTGTCCCTATCCTCAGATCGCTCACTATAACGGCACTGGGAACATCGATGCGTCATCGAACTTTAGTTGCCGTCTGATTGACAGCTCGGAGAAGCGCTGA
- a CDS encoding Nif3-like dinuclear metal center hexameric protein, with protein sequence MTFLNRTATAQTSTPTAGEAWSRIQKFYLPAPPPATVDTLKAGDPATPVTGIVTTFLDTMAVLQEAVRLGDNLVISHEPTFYNHLDETRFFADDPVYQAKVAYIEQHHLVVYRLHDQIHADPAGDHILKGVYEALGWMNYPHPSGPFAEYVVTIPPTTLGELARTLERAFHIQTLRVEGDPKLPITHVALLPGAAGMEEQVHALNAPNVDVLIAGEAREWETVEYVRDASTQGRKKALILLGHEVSEEPGMERAAKELRLLFPGIRVDHVSAGQPLWSPEHPVAPAKF encoded by the coding sequence GTGACATTTCTTAATAGAACTGCAACAGCGCAGACAAGTACGCCTACAGCAGGCGAGGCGTGGTCACGCATCCAGAAGTTCTATCTCCCAGCCCCGCCTCCGGCGACGGTCGATACCTTGAAGGCTGGCGACCCTGCGACGCCGGTGACTGGAATTGTCACTACGTTTCTGGACACGATGGCAGTTCTTCAGGAGGCCGTCCGTTTAGGGGACAACCTTGTGATCTCCCATGAGCCAACGTTTTATAACCATCTCGATGAGACGAGATTCTTTGCCGATGATCCCGTGTACCAGGCAAAGGTGGCCTATATCGAGCAGCATCATCTGGTGGTGTACCGGTTGCACGATCAGATCCATGCCGATCCTGCCGGCGATCACATCCTGAAGGGCGTTTACGAAGCCCTGGGGTGGATGAACTATCCGCATCCCTCTGGTCCGTTTGCTGAATATGTCGTCACAATTCCGCCAACGACTCTTGGTGAACTTGCACGCACGCTTGAGCGCGCCTTTCACATTCAAACACTGCGAGTGGAGGGAGATCCAAAATTGCCGATCACGCACGTGGCACTCTTGCCGGGTGCTGCAGGCATGGAAGAACAGGTGCATGCACTCAATGCACCGAATGTTGACGTGTTGATCGCTGGTGAAGCACGCGAGTGGGAGACGGTCGAATATGTCCGGGATGCTTCGACGCAGGGACGTAAGAAGGCCCTCATCCTACTGGGTCATGAGGTATCGGAAGAGCCTGGGATGGAGCGTGCGGCTAAAGAGTTGCGACTTCTCTTTCCCGGGATACGGGTGGACCATGTCTCTGCCGGGCAGCCGCTCTGGAGTCCAGAACATCCCGTAGCCCCAGCGAAGTTCTAG
- a CDS encoding alpha-L-arabinofuranosidase C-terminal domain-containing protein, with protein MKISPVSVGTCSLCLLATVLSAQTPATLKIDTGTPVATVSPMLYGLMTEEINYSYDGGLYPELLRNRTMFAPHHGLELWPAITHGDSVEERVADPAVGPSEALPASLRLTISKASSTSQAGVANGGYWGIPMRPSTTYRGSFYAKSQGVGAARVRILTDEAGVLLAEATVDIKDGDWQQYSYELQTAAGIKTSSTNHLEITFAKPGTVWLQLVSLFPPTFNNRPNGNRPDLINMMAAMKPQFLRLPGGNYLEGDFINERFKWKETIGPLVDRPTHRSPWNYQSTDGMGLLEFLEWCEDLKVEPVLAVYAGYSLKGEHVEPGPALEPYIQEALEEIEYVAGDVSTKWGAVRAKDGHAAPFPFHYIEVGNEDFFDKSGSYDGRFDQFAKAIRAKYPKYQLIATAPVKSGNPDIIDDHYYRTPDEFFAMVHHDDTFDRKGPKIFVGEWATRTGSPTPDFGAALGDAAWMTSMERNSDLILMASYAPLLTNVSPGGMQWSTDLIGYNALQSYASPAYWAQVLFGNHLGDHTVQSNATGSNPLLFWSATLSTTDKVLHLKLVNASDVPQPLSLDIANAAGSDATLYTLHATTRFATNSIEHPDSIKPVMSKIKTSSKPWTHTILPNSIEVLDIAIR; from the coding sequence ATGAAGATCTCCCCTGTGTCGGTCGGCACCTGCTCACTGTGTCTCCTTGCAACCGTTCTGTCGGCCCAGACTCCGGCAACACTGAAGATCGATACAGGAACACCCGTCGCAACGGTAAGCCCGATGCTGTACGGTCTGATGACGGAGGAGATCAACTACTCCTATGACGGAGGGCTCTACCCGGAGTTGTTACGTAACCGGACCATGTTCGCACCTCATCACGGCCTGGAGCTTTGGCCGGCAATTACGCATGGCGACTCAGTGGAGGAGCGGGTTGCAGACCCGGCAGTGGGCCCTAGCGAGGCGCTCCCGGCGAGTCTCAGGCTGACGATCAGTAAAGCCTCCAGCACGAGCCAGGCCGGGGTTGCAAATGGTGGGTACTGGGGTATTCCCATGCGTCCGAGCACGACCTATCGCGGCTCATTTTATGCGAAGTCCCAAGGGGTCGGCGCCGCACGCGTGCGCATCCTGACCGACGAGGCCGGCGTCTTGCTAGCCGAGGCGACGGTCGACATCAAAGATGGAGATTGGCAGCAGTACAGCTACGAGCTGCAGACAGCTGCAGGGATCAAGACGAGTTCAACCAACCATCTGGAGATCACATTCGCCAAACCGGGGACAGTGTGGCTGCAGCTTGTGTCACTCTTTCCTCCAACCTTCAACAATCGTCCCAACGGCAATCGGCCTGACCTTATCAACATGATGGCTGCGATGAAGCCCCAATTTCTTCGTCTTCCAGGAGGGAACTACCTTGAGGGCGACTTCATCAACGAGCGATTTAAATGGAAGGAGACGATTGGCCCGCTGGTGGACCGCCCGACTCACCGTAGTCCATGGAACTACCAGTCGACCGACGGGATGGGACTGCTCGAGTTTTTGGAGTGGTGCGAAGATCTGAAGGTTGAGCCTGTGCTAGCCGTGTACGCCGGCTACTCCCTGAAGGGAGAACATGTCGAACCCGGTCCAGCCCTTGAGCCCTACATTCAGGAAGCACTCGAAGAAATTGAGTACGTTGCCGGCGATGTTTCGACAAAATGGGGCGCGGTCCGCGCTAAAGATGGCCATGCCGCACCGTTTCCGTTTCACTACATCGAGGTCGGGAATGAAGACTTCTTCGACAAATCAGGCAGCTATGACGGACGCTTCGACCAGTTCGCAAAGGCGATCCGCGCTAAATATCCAAAGTACCAATTGATCGCCACCGCGCCTGTGAAGTCAGGTAATCCAGACATCATCGACGACCACTACTACAGGACCCCGGACGAGTTCTTCGCGATGGTCCATCACGACGATACCTTCGATCGCAAGGGACCGAAGATCTTTGTCGGCGAATGGGCTACACGCACCGGCTCGCCGACCCCGGACTTCGGTGCCGCTCTCGGGGATGCTGCATGGATGACCAGCATGGAACGCAATAGCGATCTGATTCTGATGGCCAGCTATGCTCCACTTCTAACGAACGTAAGCCCGGGCGGGATGCAGTGGTCAACCGACCTGATCGGTTATAACGCCCTACAGTCCTACGCATCGCCTGCGTACTGGGCGCAGGTGCTCTTCGGCAATCACCTTGGTGACCACACTGTCCAAAGCAACGCGACAGGTTCAAATCCTCTTCTCTTCTGGTCGGCTACGCTCTCAACGACGGACAAGGTGTTGCATCTGAAACTCGTCAACGCGTCTGATGTGCCTCAACCTCTAAGCCTCGATATAGCCAACGCTGCAGGTAGCGACGCGACTTTATATACATTGCACGCGACAACTCGCTTCGCCACCAATTCGATCGAACATCCCGACTCAATCAAGCCGGTGATGTCAAAGATCAAGACATCCAGCAAGCCATGGACTCATACCATTCTGCCGAACTCGATCGAGGTCCTCGACATCGCCATCCGGTAG
- the hrpB gene encoding ATP-dependent helicase HrpB, with protein MSPRSALPVDAVLPEILNSLRHIPNLVLEAPPGAGKTTRVPPALLEAVQGQVIVLEPRRIAARMSARRVATERGEEVGETVGYQVRFEDRTGPRTRLHFVTEGILARRFVSDPLLKDVDAVVLDEFHERHLDSDLALALLKRLQKTRPTLCIIVMSATLDTTSISRFLGNCPVVRSEGRLFPLSIRHTPYSPDILPVQIRKAVAKLTAEQHRGNILAFLPGVAEIRHAMRECQATAQQAGMLTLPLHGDLTPAEQDRAVLPGLEPRLILATNVAESSITVEGVTTVIDSGLARLATHSPWTGLPTLHVGRVSKASATQRAGRAGRLAAGQVIRLYPEEDYFLRPEHESPEILRSDLSQLLLTLRAMKIEHLNDLDWLDAPPAQAVLAAESLLDQLGAQGDVAERMHRYPVSPRLSRILIEAIERGVGEDGCRVAAMLSLAARSERSDLLEMLDLPPTQRESQQTQQLLRIARLPKQIRHDDQALLLSVLSGFPDRVGRRRADNQVLLSTGVSAELTGSAPGYEFLVAIDAEDRKENPLPLVRMTARVEPEWLLDLFPNRVRESAAIVWSHTGERVEQVNALLYEKLTIDESRGKASDEDAATLLAQKALEVGIDKFVDKELLNDYLERLAFAGFQVPSLPHAMREFCLGFSSFNELRGAAKRFLNHLEQQVDGRLLEVLAPSTITLQGARRTKIHYEPGKPPWIASRLQDFFGMRESPRIGPARTPVVVHLLAPNQRAVQTTTDLAGFWERLYPSVRKELMRRYPRHQWPERP; from the coding sequence GTGAGCCCTCGATCAGCACTTCCGGTTGACGCAGTCCTGCCGGAGATTCTCAACTCCCTTCGGCACATTCCCAATCTAGTTCTTGAAGCGCCTCCAGGTGCCGGTAAGACCACCCGTGTTCCCCCTGCACTTCTTGAGGCGGTTCAGGGGCAGGTCATCGTCCTCGAGCCACGCCGAATCGCCGCACGCATGTCGGCCCGGAGAGTTGCCACCGAGCGCGGTGAAGAGGTAGGCGAGACTGTAGGCTACCAAGTTCGCTTCGAGGACCGAACCGGGCCTCGCACCCGTCTGCACTTTGTGACCGAAGGTATTCTTGCGCGACGCTTCGTGAGCGACCCTCTTCTCAAGGACGTGGATGCCGTTGTCCTCGACGAATTTCATGAACGTCACCTCGACAGCGATCTCGCACTCGCACTTCTAAAGCGTCTCCAGAAAACTCGACCAACACTCTGCATCATCGTGATGTCGGCAACGCTGGACACCACCTCAATCTCCAGGTTCCTCGGAAACTGCCCGGTCGTACGTTCAGAGGGGCGGCTGTTCCCGCTCTCCATCCGGCATACCCCGTACTCGCCGGATATCTTGCCCGTACAGATCAGGAAGGCTGTCGCGAAGTTGACGGCGGAGCAGCACAGGGGAAACATCCTGGCGTTCTTGCCTGGCGTCGCCGAGATTCGGCACGCAATGCGCGAGTGTCAAGCGACAGCACAACAGGCGGGCATGCTGACGCTGCCGCTGCACGGAGACCTCACTCCAGCGGAACAGGACCGCGCCGTCCTGCCAGGTTTAGAACCGCGACTGATCCTTGCCACGAATGTGGCGGAGAGCTCCATTACGGTCGAGGGCGTCACCACGGTCATAGATAGTGGCCTCGCCCGTCTTGCCACTCACTCGCCCTGGACCGGTCTGCCAACGTTGCATGTCGGCCGCGTCAGCAAAGCATCCGCAACCCAGCGGGCAGGTCGCGCAGGGCGTCTTGCCGCCGGACAGGTCATTCGACTCTATCCCGAAGAGGACTACTTCCTGCGACCGGAGCATGAGAGTCCTGAGATTCTTCGGAGCGATCTTTCGCAACTCTTGCTCACCCTTCGTGCGATGAAGATCGAGCACCTCAACGATCTTGATTGGCTGGACGCTCCGCCTGCTCAGGCGGTTCTCGCGGCCGAATCGCTGCTCGACCAGCTTGGTGCACAGGGCGACGTTGCCGAACGAATGCACCGCTATCCCGTCTCACCACGTCTTTCACGCATCCTCATTGAAGCGATCGAGCGTGGAGTCGGCGAAGATGGGTGTCGTGTTGCCGCCATGCTCAGTCTCGCAGCCAGAAGTGAAAGAAGCGATCTGCTGGAGATGCTCGACCTTCCTCCAACGCAGCGCGAGTCACAACAGACTCAGCAGTTGCTCCGAATCGCACGACTGCCGAAACAGATCCGCCACGATGACCAGGCACTTCTGCTCTCGGTCCTCAGCGGCTTTCCGGACCGCGTAGGAAGGCGAAGAGCCGATAACCAGGTACTTCTTTCAACCGGTGTCTCGGCTGAGTTGACGGGCAGCGCTCCTGGCTACGAATTCCTTGTCGCCATCGACGCAGAAGACCGCAAGGAGAATCCCCTTCCGCTCGTCCGTATGACCGCCAGGGTCGAGCCGGAGTGGTTGCTCGACCTGTTTCCCAACCGTGTCCGGGAGAGCGCAGCCATAGTCTGGAGCCACACCGGTGAACGCGTGGAACAGGTCAATGCGCTACTCTACGAAAAGCTGACCATTGACGAGTCAAGGGGCAAAGCCTCGGATGAGGACGCTGCCACACTGCTCGCACAGAAGGCGCTTGAAGTCGGTATCGATAAGTTCGTAGACAAAGAATTGCTGAACGACTATCTCGAACGGCTCGCCTTTGCAGGGTTTCAAGTTCCGTCCCTGCCGCATGCAATGCGTGAGTTCTGTCTGGGTTTTTCCAGCTTCAACGAACTAAGAGGCGCTGCCAAAAGGTTCCTCAATCATCTCGAACAGCAGGTGGATGGTCGGTTGCTTGAAGTGCTAGCCCCGTCCACTATCACGCTTCAGGGTGCACGCAGGACGAAGATTCACTATGAACCCGGAAAACCGCCATGGATCGCATCGCGGCTTCAGGACTTCTTCGGCATGCGGGAGAGTCCCAGAATCGGCCCTGCACGAACGCCAGTCGTCGTCCATCTGCTCGCCCCCAATCAGCGTGCTGTGCAGACGACTACCGACCTTGCCGGATTCTGGGAGCGGCTCTACCCATCTGTCCGGAAGGAATTGATGCGCCGATACCCGCGGCATCAGTGGCCGGAGCGACCCTAA